The Montipora foliosa isolate CH-2021 chromosome 14, ASM3666993v2, whole genome shotgun sequence genome window below encodes:
- the LOC137985108 gene encoding phospholipid scramblase 2-like, whose product MEANQQQQAVIKQQPGVPGQINWMPVPQAPLGCPPGLEYLTAIDQVVIQQQIELLEAFTGFETNNKFKVCNSMGQQVYFAAEDTDCCTRQFCGPGRPFEMRVFDNYQREVIHLSRPLRCQCCCCPCCLQEIEVQSPPGTLIGYVEQKWTLWKAKFEIQDAQRVHIMTINGPCCPCSCGSDVEFPVSSADGSSQIGMVSKHWTGFVREMFTDAENFGITFPLDLDVKFKAILMGACFLIDYMFFEHSN is encoded by the exons ATGGAGGCAAATCAGCAACAACAAGCTGTCATCAAACAACAACCAG GTGTTCCTGGACAAATAAACTGGATGCCAGTACCTCAGGCACCTTTAGGGTGTCCCCCTGGTCTGGAGTATTTAACTGCCATTGATCAAGTGGTCATACAACAACAAATTGAGCTTCTGGAAG CTTTTACTGGTTTTGAAACCAACAACAAATTCAAGGTGTGCAATTCCATGGGCCAACAAGTGTACTTTGCTGCTGAAG ACACTGACTGTTGTACTCGTCAATTTTGTGGTCCTGGTCGTCCATTTGAGATGAGAGTCTTTGACAATTATCAAAGGGAAGTGATTCATCTATCACGACCATTGCGCTGCCAGTGTTGCTGTTGCCCTTGTTGTCTTCAGGAAATTGAAGTGCAGTCACCTCCAGGAACACTTATTGGTTATGTGGAGCAAAA GTGGACTTTGTGGAAAGCCAAGTTTGAAATCCAAGATGCTCAGCGTGTGCACATTATGACCATCAATGGGCCTTGCTGTCCTTGTAGCTGTGGATCAGACGTAGAATTTCCT GTCAGCTCGGCTGATGGAAGCAGTCAAATTGGAATGGTATCCAAGCACTGGACAGGATTTGTACGAGAAATGTTTACAGATGCTGAAAACTTTGGGATTACTT TCCCTTTAGATTTGGATGTCAAGTTCAAAGCCATTCTAATGGGCGCCTGTTTTCTCATT GATTATATGTTCTTTGAACATTCCAACTGA